Proteins found in one Oncorhynchus mykiss isolate Arlee chromosome 17, USDA_OmykA_1.1, whole genome shotgun sequence genomic segment:
- the LOC110519887 gene encoding zinc finger protein 883-like isoform X1 — protein sequence MRSPSYSPSNEEKDITVKQEVESGAFTVKEEEDAFRVKEEDGVTVKGEHVVYGVKEEGEEMTVTSKEEERGYLVPVSQTHLKASNGSNDELNRKMVLRNRSLINTRERRDYRGSSGEPQQPHDAEETEKSLSRSEHLNKHPQRPTRKRTHCCSDCGKIFTSSGIKIHQRTHTGEKSYSCGQCWRSFTTLISLKVHQRTHTREKRYSCDHCGKSFVYACHLTQHQRTHTGEKPYSCDQCGKRFATSGHLTLHQRTHTGEKPFSCGQCGRRFSRSGDLTVHKRIHTGEKPYSCNQCGKSFVSSSHLTIHQRTHTGEKSYSCDQCGKSFVSSSHLNIHQRTHTGEKSYSCGQCGRSFSRSGDLTVHKRIHTGEKPYSCDQCAKRFATSGYLTLHQRTHTGEKPYSCGQCGRSFSRSGDLTVHKRIHTGEKPYSCDQCGKSFTSSGNMTRHQRTHTGENSYSYGQCCRSFTTLISLKVHQRTHPGEKPYSCDQCGKSFVYACHLTIHQRTHTGEKSYSCDQCGKSFVSSSHLNIHQRTHTGEKSYSCGQCGRSFSRSGDLTVHKRIHTGEKPYSCDQCAKRFATSGYLTLHQRTHTGENPYSCGQCGRSFSRSGDLTVHKRTHTGEKSYSCDQCGKSFTSSGNLTRHQRTHTGEKSYRSFTTLISMKVHQRTHTGEKSYSCDQCGKSFSRSGDLTQHQRTHRIEIS from the exons atgcGGTCACCaagctactctccttctaatgAAGAGAAGgatatcacagtaaaacaagaagtagagaGTGGGGCctttactgtgaaagaagaggaggacgcgttcagagtgaaagaggaggatggtgtTACAGTGAAAGGAGAGCATGTAGTTTATGGCgtgaaagaggagggggaggagatgacTGTAACATCGAAAGAGGAGGAACGTGGATATCTGGTTCCGGTTTCCCAAACGCATCTTAAGGCGTCcaatggttctaacgatgaactcAACCGTAAGATGGTTTTGAGAAACCGTTccctgattaacacta gagagagacgtgactatcgtggatcctctggggagccgcaacaacctcatgatgctgaggagacagagaagagtctctccagatcagaacacctcaatAAACACCCGCAGAGACCCACAAGGAAGAgaactcactgctgctctgactgtgggaagataTTCACATCATCAGGcattaaaattcatcagagaacacacacaggagagaaatcttatagctgtggtcaatgttgGAGGAGTTTTACAACATTAATCTCTCTGaaagtacaccagagaacacacacaagagagaaacgttatagctgtgatcattgtgggaagagttttgtttatGCTTGCCAtctgactcaacaccagagaacacacacaggagagaaaccttatagctgtgatcaatgtgggaagagatttgctacatctggccacctgactctacaccagagaacacacacaggagagaaaccttttagctgtggtcaatgtgggaggagATTTAGTCGATCTGGAGATCTGACAGTgcacaagagaatacacacaggagagaaaccttatagctgtaatcaatgtgggaaaaGTTTTGTTTCATCTAGCCATctgactatacaccagagaacacacacaggagagaaatcttatagctgtgatcaatgtgggaagagttttgtttcaTCTAGCCATCTGaatatacaccagagaacacacacaggagagaaatcttatagctgtggtcaatgtgggaggagttttagtcgatctggagatctgacagtgcacaagagaatacacacaggagagaaaccttatagctgtgatcaatgtgcgaagagatttgctacatctggctacctgactctacaccagagaacacacacaggagagaaaccttatagctgtggtcaatgtgggaggagttttagtCGCTCTGGAGATCTGACAGTgcacaagagaatacacacaggagagaaaccttatagctgtgatcaatgtgggaagagttttacttcaTCTGGCAATATGACtcgacaccagagaacacacacaggagagaactcTTATAGCTATGGTCAATGTTGTAGGAGTTTTACAACATTAATCTCTCTGaaagtacaccagagaacacacccaggagagaaaccttatagctgtgatcaatgtgggaagagttttgtttatGCTTGCCATctgactatacaccagagaacacacacaggagagaaatcttatagctgtgatcaatgtgggaagagttttgtttcaTCTAGCCATCTGaatatacaccagagaacacacacaggagagaaatcttatagctgtggtcaatgtgggaggagttttagtcgatctggagatctgacagtgcacaagagaatacacacaggagagaaaccttatagctgtgatcaatgtgcgaagagatttgctacatctggctacctgactctacaccagagaacacacacaggagagaacccttatagctgtggtcaatgtgggaggagttttagtCGCTCTGGAGATCTGACAGTgcacaagagaacacacacaggagagaaatcttatagctgtgatcaatgtgggaagagttttacttcaTCTGGCAATCTGACtcgacaccagagaacacacacaggagagaaatcttataggaGTTTTACAACATTAATCTCTATGaaagtacaccagagaacacacacaggagagaaatcttatagctgtgatcaatgtgggaagagttttagtcGATCTGGAGAtctgactcaacaccagagaacacacaggaTTGAAATCTCATAG
- the LOC110519887 gene encoding zinc finger protein 2 homolog isoform X2 translates to MRSPSYSPSNEEKDITVKQEVESGAFTVKEEEDAFRVKEEDGVTVKGEHVVYGVKEEGEEMTVTSKEEERGYLVPVSQTHLKASNGSNDELNRKMVLRNRSLINTRERRDYRGSSGEPQQPHDAEETEKSLSRSEHLNKHPQRPTRKRTHCCSDCGKIFTSSGIKIHQRTHTGEKSYSCGQCWRSFTTLISLKVHQRTHTREKRYSCDHCGKSFVYACHLTQHQRTHTGEKPYSCDQCGKRFATSGHLTLHQRTHTGEKPFSCGQCGRRFSRSGDLTVHKRIHTGEKPYSCNQCGKSFVSSSHLTIHQRTHTGEKSYSCDQCGKSFVSSSHLNIHQRTHTGEKSYSCGQCGRSFSRSGDLTVHKRIHTGEKPYSCDQCAKRFATSGYLTLHQRTHTGEKPYSCGQCGRSFSRSGDLTVHKRIHTGEKPYSCDQCGKSFTSSCHLTIHQRTHTGEKSYSCDQCGKSFVSSSHLNIHQRTHTGEKSYSCGQCGRSFSRSGDLTVHKRIHTGEKPYSCDQCAKRFATSGYLTLHQRTHTGENPYSCGQCGRSFSRSGDLTVHKRTHTGEKSYSCDQCGKSFTSSGNLTRHQRTHTGEKSYRSFTTLISMKVHQRTHTGEKSYSCDQCGKSFSRSGDLTQHQRTHRIEIS, encoded by the exons atgcGGTCACCaagctactctccttctaatgAAGAGAAGgatatcacagtaaaacaagaagtagagaGTGGGGCctttactgtgaaagaagaggaggacgcgttcagagtgaaagaggaggatggtgtTACAGTGAAAGGAGAGCATGTAGTTTATGGCgtgaaagaggagggggaggagatgacTGTAACATCGAAAGAGGAGGAACGTGGATATCTGGTTCCGGTTTCCCAAACGCATCTTAAGGCGTCcaatggttctaacgatgaactcAACCGTAAGATGGTTTTGAGAAACCGTTccctgattaacacta gagagagacgtgactatcgtggatcctctggggagccgcaacaacctcatgatgctgaggagacagagaagagtctctccagatcagaacacctcaatAAACACCCGCAGAGACCCACAAGGAAGAgaactcactgctgctctgactgtgggaagataTTCACATCATCAGGcattaaaattcatcagagaacacacacaggagagaaatcttatagctgtggtcaatgttgGAGGAGTTTTACAACATTAATCTCTCTGaaagtacaccagagaacacacacaagagagaaacgttatagctgtgatcattgtgggaagagttttgtttatGCTTGCCAtctgactcaacaccagagaacacacacaggagagaaaccttatagctgtgatcaatgtgggaagagatttgctacatctggccacctgactctacaccagagaacacacacaggagagaaaccttttagctgtggtcaatgtgggaggagATTTAGTCGATCTGGAGATCTGACAGTgcacaagagaatacacacaggagagaaaccttatagctgtaatcaatgtgggaaaaGTTTTGTTTCATCTAGCCATctgactatacaccagagaacacacacaggagagaaatcttatagctgtgatcaatgtgggaagagttttgtttcaTCTAGCCATCTGaatatacaccagagaacacacacaggagagaaatcttatagctgtggtcaatgtgggaggagttttagtcgatctggagatctgacagtgcacaagagaatacacacaggagagaaaccttatagctgtgatcaatgtgcgaagagatttgctacatctggctacctgactctacaccagagaacacacacaggagagaaaccttatagctgtggtcaatgtgggaggagttttagtCGCTCTGGAGATCTGACAGTgcacaagagaatacacacaggagagaaaccttatagctgtgatcaatgtgggaagagttttacttcaT CTTGCCATctgactatacaccagagaacacacacaggagagaaatcttatagctgtgatcaatgtgggaagagttttgtttcaTCTAGCCATCTGaatatacaccagagaacacacacaggagagaaatcttatagctgtggtcaatgtgggaggagttttagtcgatctggagatctgacagtgcacaagagaatacacacaggagagaaaccttatagctgtgatcaatgtgcgaagagatttgctacatctggctacctgactctacaccagagaacacacacaggagagaacccttatagctgtggtcaatgtgggaggagttttagtCGCTCTGGAGATCTGACAGTgcacaagagaacacacacaggagagaaatcttatagctgtgatcaatgtgggaagagttttacttcaTCTGGCAATCTGACtcgacaccagagaacacacacaggagagaaatcttataggaGTTTTACAACATTAATCTCTATGaaagtacaccagagaacacacacaggagagaaatcttatagctgtgatcaatgtgggaagagttttagtcGATCTGGAGAtctgactcaacaccagagaacacacaggaTTGAAATCTCATAG